The following are encoded together in the Candidatus Rhabdochlamydia sp. T3358 genome:
- a CDS encoding SAM-dependent methyltransferase — MPTLYLLPNLLDNSQDHHAFFPSTVDTIVANLGGLIAETEKEARRYLKRFVFLAPKTFRDVPILLLNEHTTALQKEELVETIAKSPAPWGLISDCGLACLADPGADIVLQAKKKGIQIEACVGPSSIVLALMLSGLGGQRFIFHGYLPREEKLLMEKLKQMTTSSQKEYTHLFIETPYRNQKLFKQLCTTLPNQSWLSIACNLTSDQQWVKTDRIAQWKKEQPLFDKLPAVFVVRND, encoded by the coding sequence ATGCCTACTTTATATCTTTTGCCTAATTTACTAGATAACTCCCAAGATCATCACGCTTTTTTCCCAAGTACAGTTGACACTATCGTAGCAAATCTTGGCGGGCTCATTGCAGAAACAGAAAAAGAAGCAAGGCGTTATTTAAAACGATTTGTATTTCTAGCACCTAAAACTTTTCGCGATGTTCCCATCCTGCTTTTAAACGAACACACTACGGCTCTGCAAAAAGAAGAACTTGTTGAGACAATTGCAAAAAGCCCTGCTCCCTGGGGGCTTATTTCAGATTGTGGACTTGCTTGTCTTGCAGATCCTGGTGCAGATATAGTCCTACAAGCCAAGAAAAAAGGAATACAAATAGAGGCATGTGTTGGTCCTTCAAGCATAGTTTTAGCTTTAATGTTATCAGGGCTTGGGGGACAGAGATTTATTTTCCATGGCTATTTGCCAAGAGAAGAGAAGTTGCTTATGGAAAAGTTAAAGCAAATGACTACAAGCTCTCAAAAAGAATACACCCATCTGTTTATTGAAACCCCTTATCGTAATCAAAAACTCTTTAAGCAACTCTGCACAACACTTCCCAATCAAAGTTGGTTGTCCATTGCTTGTAATCTTACCTCTGATCAACAGTGGGTAAAAACGGATAGAATCGCGCAATGGAAAAAAGAACAACCTTTATTTGATAAGCTTCCAGCTGTCTTTGTTGTAAGGAATGATTAG
- a CDS encoding peptide ABC transporter substrate-binding protein produces the protein MKADPKSMDPRKGGDTCSMQMQSLFFEGLVKMYPDQSFKLAQAKSYEISDDHLTYTFTLRDTVWSNNAPVTAYDFEQSWKDILDPHFPSLRSQLFSPIKNADAAKKGLVSLDEVGIKAVDAKTLVITLERPIPYFLKLLSFCGFSPVNIKNDRKNPNWSYKTGPAFLCNGPYVLEKWEPGNQIIAAYNPNYRETEDLHPEKIIFNIVENDAVTLEMFEKGLVDVIGDALTDIPIESIPSLEKKWTISCEPNNCTVLISINTDRPPFNHPKIRTAFSIAINRQELIGLYGKNVKKNITTECINLAYQAACSATNLVLPCLKENRYSSFFQDNDEAQARILLEEGLNELGITKEAFDSVVLYYSNYPAERSALVQVIQQQWLKALGILIKLECLDFKIMLDRLFNKDYSLSFLCRQAVYPDPMSILEKYKYKEYPMNFSNWEHPEFIRLLDRSYYEQGDQRLLTLEEAERLLLSEMPVIPLYHQDYVYMINPRLSFSIPVWWGDRMLLPMSSKACKTQKENKNAY, from the coding sequence ATGAAAGCAGATCCTAAGTCAATGGATCCACGTAAAGGAGGAGATACCTGTTCCATGCAAATGCAATCTCTATTTTTTGAGGGACTTGTAAAAATGTATCCAGATCAGTCGTTTAAGCTGGCTCAAGCAAAGTCTTATGAGATATCGGATGATCATCTTACTTATACCTTTACCTTAAGAGATACTGTTTGGTCCAATAACGCTCCAGTCACCGCTTATGATTTTGAACAATCTTGGAAAGATATTCTCGATCCTCATTTTCCTTCTCTAAGATCACAACTGTTTTCCCCTATAAAAAATGCAGATGCCGCAAAAAAAGGTCTTGTTTCTCTTGATGAAGTAGGAATCAAAGCAGTAGATGCAAAAACCCTAGTGATTACTTTAGAAAGACCCATTCCTTATTTTTTAAAACTTCTTTCTTTTTGTGGCTTCTCTCCTGTAAATATTAAAAATGACCGAAAAAACCCTAATTGGTCTTACAAGACAGGACCTGCTTTCTTATGTAATGGTCCTTATGTATTAGAAAAATGGGAACCTGGAAATCAGATCATTGCTGCATACAATCCTAACTACCGTGAAACAGAAGACCTGCATCCGGAAAAAATTATTTTTAACATAGTAGAAAATGATGCAGTAACACTGGAAATGTTCGAAAAAGGTTTAGTGGATGTCATTGGAGATGCTTTGACAGATATACCGATAGAATCTATCCCTAGTTTAGAAAAAAAATGGACAATTTCTTGCGAGCCAAATAATTGTACTGTTCTCATTAGTATTAACACTGATAGACCTCCGTTTAACCATCCCAAAATCCGTACAGCCTTTAGCATTGCCATTAACCGCCAAGAACTGATCGGTTTATATGGGAAAAACGTGAAAAAAAATATTACAACTGAGTGTATTAACTTAGCCTATCAGGCAGCTTGTTCAGCAACAAATCTCGTATTACCCTGCTTGAAAGAAAATCGTTACTCATCTTTTTTTCAAGACAATGATGAAGCTCAAGCGCGCATTTTACTAGAAGAGGGATTAAACGAATTAGGGATCACTAAAGAAGCATTTGACTCTGTAGTTCTCTATTATAGTAACTATCCAGCTGAAAGAAGCGCATTGGTGCAAGTAATCCAACAGCAATGGTTAAAAGCTTTAGGTATTTTGATTAAGCTTGAGTGTTTAGATTTTAAAATCATGCTAGATAGGCTATTTAACAAAGACTACTCTCTGTCTTTTTTATGTAGGCAGGCGGTTTATCCCGATCCAATGAGTATTCTTGAGAAGTATAAATACAAAGAATATCCTATGAATTTCTCAAATTGGGAACATCCTGAATTTATTCGATTATTGGATCGTTCCTATTACGAGCAAGGAGATCAGCGGCTTTTAACTTTAGAAGAAGCAGAAAGGCTTCTTTTAAGTGAAATGCCAGTTATCCCTTTATATCACCAAGATTATGTGTATATGATAAACCCACGTTTATCTTTTAGTATACCTGTCTGGTGGGGTGATCGGATGTTATTACCCATGTCCTCCAAAGCTTGCAAAACACAAAAGGAAAATAAAAATGCTTACTAA
- a CDS encoding 2Fe-2S iron-sulfur cluster-binding protein, which translates to MAKLLFENTKEEKILEDGSSIQEACEDAGVPFACTEGVCGTCVIEVTEGMENLSEFTQEEQDFLGELHCERLACQCKIISGSVKIKH; encoded by the coding sequence ATGGCTAAATTACTTTTCGAAAACACAAAAGAGGAAAAAATTCTTGAAGATGGCTCATCTATTCAAGAAGCATGCGAGGACGCAGGGGTTCCTTTTGCTTGTACCGAAGGTGTATGCGGAACTTGTGTGATTGAGGTAACTGAAGGTATGGAAAATTTATCGGAGTTTACTCAAGAAGAGCAAGATTTTTTAGGAGAATTGCATTGCGAGCGTTTGGCATGTCAGTGTAAGATAATAAGTGGCTCTGTAAAAATTAAACATTAA
- a CDS encoding iron-sulfur cluster assembly accessory protein, with the protein MSQEKKIVKEMTIEEILSSFPHKSQKLAQEMTNIGLHCVGCGAATWETLEGGMLGHGFMQEQIEQLVESLNSVLAEKLDPTTITLTKRAAEKFCQILKEEGKDNWGLRFADRAAGCNGFEYVLDYSQTAEEDDQIFESHGVQIHVKKTIADRLIGSEIDYTEGLNGAGFKISNPNAKTSCGCGKSQSY; encoded by the coding sequence ATGTCTCAAGAAAAAAAGATTGTAAAAGAAATGACTATCGAAGAAATTCTATCTTCTTTTCCCCATAAAAGCCAAAAGTTAGCCCAAGAAATGACCAATATTGGTTTGCATTGTGTTGGCTGTGGTGCTGCTACATGGGAAACCCTTGAAGGTGGAATGTTAGGCCATGGTTTTATGCAAGAACAGATTGAACAGTTAGTTGAAAGTTTAAATAGCGTCTTGGCAGAAAAACTCGACCCTACAACAATTACACTTACCAAGCGCGCTGCTGAGAAGTTTTGCCAGATTTTAAAAGAAGAAGGCAAAGATAATTGGGGCTTACGCTTTGCAGATCGTGCAGCAGGATGTAATGGATTTGAGTATGTTTTAGACTACTCTCAAACAGCAGAAGAGGATGATCAAATATTTGAATCTCATGGCGTGCAAATTCACGTAAAAAAAACCATCGCAGATCGTTTAATCGGATCTGAAATCGATTATACAGAAGGTTTAAATGGCGCTGGATTTAAAATTAGCAACCCCAATGCAAAAACATCATGTGGTTGTGGTAAATCACAGAGTTATTGA
- the lpdA gene encoding dihydrolipoyl dehydrogenase: protein MDSFDLIVIGAGPGGYVAAIRAAQLGLKTACIDKRKELGGTCLHVGCIPSKSLLSSSELLWNIKEMSAVNGIIIAQPSIDFKQMMTRKTQIIQSFSQGITSLFKKHKISSYTGEASFLSPTEVLVKNASETTQLHARFILIATGSEPIELPFLPFDEKQILSSTGALSLEAIPKDLLIIGAGVIGVELGSVYNRLGTKVQIIEFLDQICTGFDHQLSAELKKDLEKQGIEFHLSSKVMGAKIAPNQISLQVEQIQNTQPFSAEKVLVAIGRRPYIQGLDLEKIGVKISSKGLIETDGIFRSNISNIFAIGDVIEGPMLAHKASEEGIAAVEIIAGHKPHLNYMAIPNVVYTHPEMASVGLTEEEAKKYHLTPKTGNFPFKANSRAKCTGETQGFVKIIAEEKSERIIGVHIIGAHASELIAEAAVAIQKSLCIKDLINTPYAHPTLSEAIREAALDVEKRALHK from the coding sequence ATGGATTCATTTGATCTGATTGTCATTGGCGCTGGGCCTGGCGGGTATGTAGCTGCCATAAGAGCTGCCCAATTAGGGCTAAAAACGGCATGCATCGATAAACGAAAAGAGTTAGGAGGAACTTGTCTACACGTAGGCTGTATCCCTTCTAAATCACTTTTATCTTCTTCTGAATTACTGTGGAATATAAAAGAGATGAGCGCTGTAAATGGAATTATTATTGCTCAACCATCGATCGATTTTAAGCAAATGATGACCCGTAAAACACAAATTATCCAATCTTTTAGCCAAGGAATTACCAGCTTATTTAAAAAACACAAGATTAGCTCCTATACAGGAGAAGCCAGTTTTCTATCCCCTACTGAAGTCTTGGTTAAAAATGCAAGTGAAACAACGCAATTACATGCTCGATTCATTCTTATCGCTACAGGCTCAGAGCCTATTGAACTTCCCTTTTTACCCTTTGATGAAAAGCAAATTCTTTCCTCTACTGGTGCCTTATCTCTTGAAGCAATTCCTAAAGATCTACTTATAATAGGTGCAGGTGTGATTGGGGTAGAGTTGGGATCTGTCTACAATCGATTAGGAACTAAGGTACAAATCATTGAATTCCTCGATCAAATTTGCACAGGATTTGATCATCAACTGAGCGCAGAACTTAAAAAAGATCTCGAGAAGCAAGGAATTGAGTTTCATCTCTCTTCTAAAGTTATGGGTGCAAAAATTGCGCCCAATCAGATTTCTTTACAAGTAGAGCAAATCCAAAACACACAGCCTTTTTCAGCAGAAAAAGTTTTAGTTGCTATTGGAAGAAGGCCTTATATCCAAGGGCTTGATCTTGAAAAGATAGGAGTAAAAATCTCTTCAAAAGGACTCATTGAAACCGATGGAATCTTTCGCAGCAATATCTCGAATATTTTTGCCATTGGAGATGTCATTGAAGGTCCTATGCTTGCACACAAAGCGTCTGAAGAAGGGATTGCAGCTGTTGAAATTATAGCAGGTCACAAGCCTCACCTTAACTATATGGCTATTCCCAATGTTGTCTATACCCACCCAGAAATGGCATCGGTGGGTTTAACAGAGGAGGAAGCTAAAAAATATCATCTTACGCCAAAAACAGGTAACTTTCCTTTCAAAGCCAATTCAAGAGCCAAGTGCACAGGAGAAACACAAGGGTTTGTAAAGATTATTGCCGAAGAAAAAAGCGAACGGATTATAGGAGTACATATTATAGGAGCACACGCTTCTGAGTTAATTGCAGAAGCAGCTGTTGCCATACAAAAAAGCTTATGTATAAAAGACTTGATTAATACTCCTTATGCTCACCCTACTTTATCAGAGGCAATAAGAGAAGCTGCTTTAGATGTAGAAAAACGAGCGCTTCATAAATAA
- the sucB gene encoding dihydrolipoyllysine-residue succinyltransferase, with protein MPSEIKIPNMGESVSEAIISNILKSSGSFVKQDEEILELETDKVNQVLYAPESGKLTLQVKKGDTVKIGQVIGTINPQAIEQPLKIDKEPPEPAFPPPSSNGKAKFTTSDFVSSLQQPAASTQPTPVLEKETNTSRKKMSSLRKIIAQKLVEVKNTTAMLTTFNEVDMSSVIAIRQKEQESFQKKYGIKLGFMSFFIKACVAALKEIPEVNAYIDKEDIVLIQSYDICVAVSTDRGLMVPVIRSCEQHSFGEIEIQLSAFAQKARDGSISVDDLKGGSFTITNGGVFGSLLSTPILNPPQSAILGMHSIVKRPVVVDDEIVIRPMMYLALSYDHRLIDGKQAVLFLKHIKQTLEEPSRLLLDL; from the coding sequence ATGCCAAGCGAGATTAAAATCCCTAATATGGGGGAATCTGTTTCCGAAGCGATCATTAGCAACATCCTTAAATCATCTGGCAGTTTCGTTAAACAAGATGAAGAAATTTTAGAATTAGAAACAGACAAGGTGAATCAGGTTTTATATGCTCCTGAAAGCGGAAAATTAACTTTACAGGTTAAAAAAGGGGATACCGTTAAGATAGGGCAAGTCATTGGAACAATTAATCCTCAAGCTATAGAGCAACCACTTAAAATCGATAAAGAACCACCAGAACCAGCTTTCCCTCCTCCTTCTTCAAATGGAAAAGCCAAATTTACCACGTCTGATTTTGTCTCTAGCTTGCAACAACCAGCAGCTTCTACTCAGCCAACTCCTGTTTTAGAAAAAGAAACAAACACCTCTCGTAAAAAGATGAGTTCTTTACGTAAAATCATCGCGCAAAAGCTTGTGGAAGTTAAGAACACAACAGCCATGTTAACCACCTTTAACGAGGTGGATATGAGTAGTGTAATTGCTATTAGGCAAAAAGAGCAGGAATCTTTTCAAAAAAAATATGGGATTAAACTAGGTTTCATGTCTTTTTTTATTAAAGCCTGCGTTGCCGCTTTAAAAGAGATCCCCGAAGTTAACGCCTATATTGATAAGGAGGATATAGTCCTTATCCAAAGCTATGATATCTGCGTTGCTGTTTCTACAGATCGCGGTTTAATGGTCCCTGTAATTAGATCTTGCGAGCAGCACAGCTTTGGGGAAATTGAAATACAATTGAGCGCATTTGCTCAAAAAGCACGCGATGGTTCTATCAGTGTAGATGATTTAAAAGGAGGCAGCTTTACCATTACCAATGGGGGTGTTTTTGGATCGCTTTTATCAACACCTATTCTCAATCCCCCTCAAAGTGCCATTTTAGGAATGCACTCCATTGTTAAACGCCCTGTTGTTGTAGATGATGAGATTGTTATCCGTCCCATGATGTATCTAGCACTTAGCTATGATCATCGACTAATTGATGGCAAACAAGCTGTGCTTTTTTTAAAGCATATTAAGCAAACGCTAGAAGAACCTTCCCGTTTACTCCTCGACTTATAA
- a CDS encoding 2-oxoglutarate dehydrogenase E1 component — translation MAFSSLSIPNLCFIDDLYQKFIEDPSQIEPSWCAFFQGMHLGLSQSTTGLNQEQRIKHLIDSYRKYGYLLAYFNPLKVSSPEPIYELDLKTLGFTTSELTEPFPTCDLLKEKQAPLKDILDLLKKIYCSKIGVEYMDLRNHELETWTQNRFESSFKLDKQQKLLILEDLNKAELFESFLNTKYVGQKRFSLEGAETLIPMLSFLMEQASSSDVEEVVLGMTHRGRLNVLANIIHKDYSSIFREFDENYINEEFEGSGDVKYHQGAQGTFTTSLGKNILVTLAANPSHLESVDPVVEGITYAKAAISKKDVIPVLIHGDASFSGQGVVYETMQLCKLNGYQTKGTIHLIINNQIGFTTNPEEARSTLYCSDLAKTFNCPVFHVNAEDPEGCIRAIILSMEIRAKFGCDVFIDLNCYRKYGHNESDEPLFSQPLLYAKIKERKSIRTAFSQSLLQENIIQENDIKNLEERFKKQLQEALQKTSPPIARKKLQVSISLSEIDTKVPLKVLEEIGKGLYTYPKDLNLNPKVKRLLQERQKMLQSDPKLPSLDWGAVEQLTYASLLSQKIALRFSGQDACRGTFSHRHAVLIDQLNEKRFFPLDHITESQAACVFLNSPLSEYAALGFEFGFSLVSSEALVIWEAQFGDFANGAQIILDQYLAPSEQKWGVISNLVLMLPHGYEGQGPEHSSARIERFLQLAAQDNLRVANCSTPAQLFHLLRAQALCPVKKPLILFTPKALLRNAECRSSLNDLAEGQFYEVLEDPLLEKDAKLLLFCSGKVYYDLIQMRKKQNRQCAIIRLEQLYPFPKNRIQKILAKHPNATCRFVQEEPSNMGAWESLRFVFDELLGTKSAIEYIGRQRSASPAVGSYAVHKQQLEELLKKAFA, via the coding sequence ATGGCTTTTTCTTCGCTTTCCATCCCCAACCTATGCTTTATAGATGACCTTTATCAAAAATTCATAGAGGATCCCTCTCAAATTGAACCTTCCTGGTGTGCTTTTTTTCAAGGAATGCATCTAGGATTGAGCCAATCTACTACAGGATTAAACCAGGAACAAAGGATTAAGCATCTCATAGACTCTTATCGTAAATATGGCTATTTATTGGCTTATTTTAATCCTCTTAAAGTCTCTTCTCCTGAACCTATTTATGAATTGGACCTTAAAACGCTTGGATTTACGACAAGTGAGCTAACTGAGCCTTTCCCTACTTGTGATCTTTTAAAAGAAAAACAAGCTCCTTTAAAAGACATTCTTGATCTGCTTAAAAAGATCTACTGCTCTAAGATCGGTGTAGAATACATGGATCTTAGAAACCACGAATTAGAAACATGGACCCAAAATAGATTTGAGTCTTCATTTAAACTAGATAAACAACAAAAGCTGCTTATTTTAGAAGATTTAAATAAAGCGGAGTTATTTGAATCTTTTCTGAATACAAAATATGTAGGACAAAAGCGCTTCTCTTTAGAAGGAGCAGAAACCCTGATCCCGATGTTATCTTTTTTAATGGAACAAGCCTCGTCAAGCGATGTAGAAGAAGTAGTCCTTGGCATGACGCATAGAGGTAGGCTCAATGTGCTAGCTAATATTATTCACAAAGACTATTCCTCTATTTTTAGAGAATTTGATGAAAATTATATCAATGAGGAGTTTGAAGGCTCCGGGGATGTAAAATATCATCAAGGTGCACAAGGAACTTTTACCACCTCTTTAGGAAAAAATATCTTAGTTACCCTTGCTGCAAATCCCAGCCATCTTGAATCGGTAGACCCTGTAGTAGAAGGAATAACCTATGCTAAAGCAGCAATTAGTAAAAAAGATGTAATTCCTGTCCTCATTCACGGAGATGCCTCTTTTAGTGGCCAGGGTGTGGTTTATGAAACCATGCAACTTTGTAAATTAAATGGTTATCAAACAAAAGGTACCATTCACCTTATTATCAATAATCAAATCGGTTTTACTACAAACCCTGAAGAAGCACGCTCTACTCTTTATTGTTCAGACCTTGCAAAAACATTTAATTGCCCTGTTTTTCATGTAAATGCAGAAGACCCTGAAGGATGTATACGGGCTATTATTCTTAGCATGGAAATACGAGCTAAATTTGGATGCGATGTATTTATCGATCTTAATTGCTATCGTAAGTACGGTCATAACGAAAGCGATGAACCCCTTTTTTCACAACCACTCCTCTATGCTAAAATTAAAGAGAGGAAATCTATTCGTACTGCATTTTCTCAAAGCTTGCTTCAAGAAAATATCATTCAAGAAAATGACATAAAGAATTTAGAAGAAAGATTTAAAAAGCAGCTTCAAGAAGCTTTGCAAAAAACATCTCCTCCTATTGCTAGGAAAAAACTGCAGGTGTCTATTTCTTTATCAGAGATAGACACTAAAGTTCCTTTAAAAGTGTTGGAAGAGATCGGTAAAGGGCTTTATACCTATCCAAAAGACTTAAATCTTAATCCCAAAGTTAAACGGCTTCTTCAAGAAAGGCAGAAAATGTTGCAAAGCGACCCTAAATTACCTTCTTTAGATTGGGGAGCAGTAGAACAACTCACTTATGCAAGTTTACTATCTCAGAAAATCGCTTTGCGCTTTTCTGGTCAGGATGCTTGCCGAGGAACATTTTCTCATAGACATGCTGTACTTATTGATCAACTCAATGAAAAACGGTTTTTTCCACTCGATCATATTACAGAGTCTCAAGCTGCATGTGTATTTCTCAACTCCCCTTTATCAGAATATGCTGCTTTAGGATTTGAATTTGGATTTAGTTTAGTCTCTTCTGAAGCCTTAGTGATTTGGGAAGCACAATTCGGTGATTTCGCAAACGGCGCTCAGATTATTCTCGATCAATACTTAGCTCCTTCGGAGCAAAAATGGGGAGTAATATCTAATCTAGTTTTGATGCTTCCTCATGGCTATGAAGGCCAAGGACCGGAGCATTCCTCAGCGCGTATAGAGCGTTTTTTGCAATTAGCTGCTCAAGATAATTTAAGAGTTGCTAATTGCTCCACACCTGCACAACTTTTTCATCTTTTACGAGCACAGGCTCTATGTCCTGTAAAAAAACCTTTGATTCTTTTTACTCCTAAAGCTTTATTGCGCAATGCTGAATGTAGATCTAGCTTAAATGATCTTGCAGAAGGACAATTTTATGAAGTTCTAGAAGATCCTCTATTAGAAAAAGATGCTAAATTATTGTTGTTTTGTAGCGGAAAAGTCTATTACGATCTCATTCAGATGAGGAAAAAACAAAATCGACAATGCGCAATCATACGTTTAGAGCAGCTGTATCCTTTTCCTAAAAATAGGATCCAAAAAATTTTAGCCAAGCACCCTAATGCTACCTGTCGTTTTGTGCAGGAAGAGCCCAGCAACATGGGTGCTTGGGAATCTTTGCGCTTTGTATTTGATGAGCTACTTGGAACAAAAAGCGCAATCGAGTATATCGGAAGACAAAGAAGTGCATCGCCTGCTGTAGGCTCGTATGCTGTACATAAACAACAATTAGAAGAGCTGCTGAAAAAAGCTTTTGCTTAA
- a CDS encoding M48 family metalloprotease, whose product MNTIDPYYLDSWGRKPFTSSYLKTNEPITTKVINFLFPKNELTSRRTFKVVSSFLIHAQGRLQYELNFPFYKISKDPELNKTVQSIFDRLVTQTQKAYPSTKNMSWKVRIKKDSSINAFCLPGGKIIITTGLIETLKTRLDKGISHEDLIASVLSHEMIHAIAEHSAVGIHLALLGTAIQKAVIYLVLSLANPIPLLQLALREQFLVYLVRVEEVINRRFPEKVSKWLCQQLENRLENFFPVVILMNLSLYLFLYQMIHLLLDMRYSRSQELEADKYGIFLAKASGYKESAALSVQKMFIALEGSENKPNAWFKRIKGLTHTHPYAQVRFEENKKTILTLKKEKID is encoded by the coding sequence ATGAACACAATAGACCCTTATTACTTAGATTCCTGGGGAAGAAAACCCTTTACCTCGTCTTATTTAAAGACAAATGAACCAATAACAACAAAAGTTATAAATTTCCTGTTTCCAAAAAATGAGCTAACTAGTCGCAGAACCTTTAAAGTTGTTTCTAGTTTCTTAATCCATGCTCAAGGACGTTTACAGTATGAATTAAATTTTCCTTTTTACAAAATTTCAAAAGACCCTGAGTTAAACAAAACAGTTCAATCTATCTTTGATAGATTAGTTACACAAACACAAAAAGCCTACCCCTCCACAAAAAATATGTCGTGGAAAGTTCGTATAAAAAAAGACTCCTCTATTAATGCTTTTTGCCTTCCAGGAGGAAAAATAATCATTACAACTGGACTCATAGAAACATTAAAAACGCGCTTAGACAAAGGCATCTCTCATGAGGATCTTATCGCCTCTGTATTAAGCCATGAAATGATACATGCTATAGCAGAGCACAGTGCTGTAGGTATACATTTAGCCTTATTAGGAACGGCCATACAAAAAGCTGTAATTTATCTAGTACTATCTCTAGCTAATCCTATTCCTCTTTTACAATTAGCCCTAAGAGAACAATTTCTAGTATATTTAGTACGAGTAGAAGAAGTCATAAATAGACGTTTCCCTGAAAAAGTCTCTAAATGGCTCTGTCAACAGCTTGAAAATCGTCTTGAAAATTTTTTTCCAGTAGTAATCCTAATGAATCTAAGTCTTTATCTATTTTTATATCAAATGATCCACTTACTTCTTGATATGCGCTATAGTCGATCGCAAGAGCTAGAGGCTGATAAATATGGAATATTCTTAGCCAAAGCTTCTGGGTATAAAGAAAGTGCTGCTTTAAGCGTGCAAAAAATGTTTATAGCTCTAGAAGGCAGCGAAAATAAGCCAAACGCTTGGTTTAAAAGAATAAAAGGGCTAACACATACCCATCCCTATGCCCAAGTGCGATTCGAAGAAAACAAAAAAACGATCTTAACGTTAAAGAAAGAAAAGATCGATTAA
- the hemW gene encoding radical SAM family heme chaperone HemW has product MKIPMLMTGNQVSLYIHIPFCSKKCPYCHFFVIPDKESFQEKFLAAFLQEWQLKSPLLKDKQIISIYFGGGTPTRLSLTYLTKMVTVILSSKVVANCEMTIEANPEDINPELLQALKDLSFNRISFGAQSFNDSELISLGRGHTAKQSMNAIQAAYLAGFDNLSIDLMFELPNQTPSSWKKTLSQLRDLPIKHLSLYNLTFEPHTVFYQKKQQLQKLVPSPEECLPMLQEAVESLKEMGFERYEISAFAKAKAYSLHNTGYWLGRSFLGYGPSAFSYWEKRRFSNLSHFNQYCNLLKTQQDPVGFSEQLAFPHNLYELFVIQLRLCEGVNIAVFEQMHGSLPGDFLEICERLIVKEKWLSRDKDRLFLTDKGMLFYDSVAAELI; this is encoded by the coding sequence TTGAAGATCCCGATGCTAATGACTGGTAATCAGGTTAGTCTTTATATACATATTCCTTTTTGTTCTAAAAAATGCCCTTATTGTCATTTTTTTGTTATTCCGGATAAGGAATCTTTTCAGGAAAAATTTTTGGCTGCCTTCTTGCAAGAATGGCAGCTTAAAAGCCCTCTTCTAAAGGATAAACAGATTATCTCTATTTATTTTGGGGGAGGAACGCCTACGCGGTTATCTTTGACTTATTTAACCAAAATGGTCACGGTTATTTTATCTAGTAAAGTAGTTGCTAATTGTGAAATGACCATTGAAGCAAATCCAGAGGACATAAATCCTGAACTTTTGCAAGCACTCAAGGATTTATCATTTAATCGAATCAGTTTTGGAGCACAGTCTTTTAATGACAGTGAATTGATTTCTTTAGGTAGAGGCCATACAGCAAAGCAATCAATGAATGCTATTCAAGCAGCTTATCTAGCAGGTTTTGATAATCTTTCTATTGATTTAATGTTTGAGCTGCCTAATCAGACACCATCTTCTTGGAAAAAAACCTTAAGTCAATTACGTGATTTGCCTATCAAGCATCTATCTCTTTATAATCTTACCTTTGAGCCGCACACGGTTTTTTATCAAAAAAAACAACAACTACAAAAATTAGTTCCTTCCCCAGAAGAATGTCTTCCTATGCTACAAGAAGCTGTTGAAAGCTTAAAAGAAATGGGTTTTGAGCGTTATGAAATTTCTGCTTTTGCAAAAGCAAAGGCTTATTCTCTGCATAACACAGGGTATTGGCTTGGGCGTTCTTTTTTAGGTTATGGTCCTTCTGCTTTTAGCTATTGGGAAAAAAGACGGTTTTCAAATCTTTCTCATTTTAATCAATATTGTAACTTGCTTAAGACTCAGCAAGATCCAGTTGGTTTTTCTGAGCAACTAGCCTTCCCTCATAATCTCTATGAGCTTTTTGTGATTCAACTGCGCCTTTGTGAAGGAGTAAACATAGCTGTTTTTGAACAAATGCACGGATCTTTACCAGGTGATTTTTTAGAAATTTGTGAAAGATTGATAGTGAAAGAAAAATGGCTATCTCGTGATAAGGATCGTTTGTTTTTAACAGATAAAGGGATGCTGTTCTATGATAGCGTTGCTGCAGAGCTCATTTAA